In Cryptomeria japonica chromosome 1, Sugi_1.0, whole genome shotgun sequence, the sequence GAGATTACCTTTTGAAACTTGGGTTTGCAGGTAAAAACATCAAATTAAGAGCTTTAATTCGAATCCTCTAGAATTTGAACCTTTCTTGATACCTCTCGTATTTAATAATAGTAAAAGTAAAACCATGTGAGAAATTCAAATTGCCTTTTTTGATGAGTAAAATGAATTTGTGGTGTTATTTTTCATCATTGTAAGACCAGTTTGGATCATATGTCAATTACATTATCTTTTGCAATTAACTATAGCTTCTAACTGAAGTGTGATTCATTTGAATGCATGCGTTTGATGTAAAGAAAAATTATGATGCAAGAGAACGGTATTCTACTTTTAAGAATAACATTTTACAAATCTTCAATTTATGAATCTATCATCTATCTAAACACATGGATTTGGTATTAAGTAAAAGATTGCTTACACATCACTTGACTTCGACAAAGCTGAGACGGAAGCAATTATAAATAGATGTGAAAAGAAATAAAATGGAGTATAGTCTTGAGCAAAATGAAGCTTAAAATGAGATTCATGAAGCCGAAAAAGATGAGGAAACGCTACCCTTGGACCAAAAGACCATGAAATAGGTCCAGGTACTTGGTTTGCAAACAAAAAAGCTTCAACGTTAGAGATTTATGTATTCATTCAAAAAGAGAATTTCATTATCTCAATAACCTAGCAGGTGGTATAACTTCATCACCAATGAGTACTCAAGACAACTgacatttcaagcaaggaatatcAAGCAGATATGGGTAATTAAAAAGAAGTCTCAAATGTTTGAATATTTAAAGCTTACCATAGACAACTATGTTTTGCATTCCAATTTTCAGGCCACAGCTACGGATGGTTTAGGCATTGTTCCTAAATATGGTTAGAAACTTTGGGAAAGTAGTCAATCTCAATGTCCAAAAGATGTCAGGAGGAAATGGTAGAAGAGAACGAAAAGATGTCAGGAGGAAACGGTAGAAGAAAAAGAAACTAACTTTGCAAGATAATTTAAAAATTAAGCAAGAATTATCAACGGCACAGGCATATGGTGAGAATGTTCAAGTATTTGAAGATTTGAAACTTACTATTGACAAATATGTTTTGTATTTCAATTATTATGATGTGGCAATGGACAGCACATATATTATTCTTGGATATCCTTGGTTTAACTTAAAATAATTGAGAACCATCAATTTTGATGTGCAAAAGTTCACGAGGCTTGGTATAGGAAGAAGAAAGTAACCTTGTAGGGTATTGCATAACATAAACAAGCAATCAAGGTCAAGAAAGGCATTGTACACAAGTTGGACAAAAGTTCCCTACCAtataaaaaaatgaagaaaagcatGAAAAAGAATCAAAAAAAGGGCAGAAGAAATAATCAAAAGCAAAGCGTAAGCAGGACTTGGTTGCTTGTGAAGGAATCTCAAACCCTTCACAAAGGCTACCGCATATCAATATCCACATCACCATGAATGACAACAAGTAGAGAAGCATGTCATGGAGCAACAAAGAAGCAACCATCATCATATATACTTGATATCAAAGGAACAAGGATGGGTATACATAATATGAAATAAGCAACAGCAATTGACATGCACAGTATTAGAAGAGCAATGAAAGTAACCTTTTAGTACTGCAAAAAATGAGCAAACAGTTAAGGTCAAGAAATGCACTGTATGTGATTTGGACACAAATCCCCTACCACATTAAAAAAATGAAGAAGAGCATGATGACGAATCAGAAGAAGAGCAGAATATAGGATCAAAAGCAAAGCTTAAGCAGGTCTTGGTTGCTTGTAAGGAATCTCAAACCCTTCACTGAATCAAATGACAAAAGAACATGTGTACAATAAGGTTGAAGAGTTTATGAAGGCTGCAACATATCAATATCCACATCACCATGAATGACAACAATTAAAGAGCATGTCACAGAGCAACAAAGAAGCAGCAATCATGAATAGATACCTGATATCAAAGGAACAACTATGGGTATACACAATATCAAGTAAGCAACAAAAATAGACATTCACGacattggaagagcacaattatggCTTGTGCAGCAAAATTGGAGACCATTGTGTAGGAAGATCTCATATGATGGCTAGACAATCAAGCATGATAACAATTGTCAACAATTCAATAAAACTGCCATTATTTAGTTTTTTCACACACTTTAATGGTGAATCATGCTTAGTGGTTGACATGCGATGTGCATAATTGTTGTTTAGTTATATTAGTTTAAAAATGTGAGTTGTGGATTAAATTACGTTAGGCATAGCAGGTCAAATGGGTAACTTGTGGGTTAATAGTTTATCTTTCTTCAGTATTATTAAAATCAATACAAGAGACTCAAATCATTTCATTGACAATGATGTGAAATACTGAGATACTAAATTTGTCTTAGCTCTCATATTTGGAGATACTTTGGAAAGTATCCTTACGAGTTTTTGTATCTATAACTTAAGGGTTTCAAATTATTCTCGAGTATATGGAATACATCTCTTGTGTGCATTCTTTGTTATTCTTGACACATTTCCAATATTGAATGCCTgattcatttcatttttcataagtGCAAAAGTTATTATACCGATTTAGAGGAATTTAAAGAATCAGCATAACAGTGCTAAGAAGCAGTGAAACAAAAGGTATTAGCATACAGTGTATAATAAACCCTATGTGAAGTGTAAAACTCTAGGATTACTGCATACTAAATAAACAAGTGCAAACTACAATTATTAGCTGTACAAGAGGGTAAAAACAACGAAGCAAAAACTATTTGTCATGCTGGATGGTGAAGTTTGTGCAAGCACACATTCCATCTACTTCATGAATGTTCTCTGCATTGTGAATCAGAGTACTAGCAGGTTCTCATTTAATACCAATAGAAAGCACCAGAAGATTGTTGGTGGTGATGCCTAACACTAAGACAGGCAAGTAGCTAGTGCTTTTTACTTGGAGTAAGATTTAAGTCCATGTCAATTTCCTGGAAGATGTGTTTGCCTTTTTTGTTAGTGGGGTTAAGCTAGCTTGAGCACAATGGAGCTAAAGTTGGAGCAGCTCAATTAGCTGCTGATGTTGCCTAATGAGCTGGTCATGATGTTGGGCGGCTTGATGCATCAGCTGAGCTTGCTAAGTTATGAGTTGTAAGGAGGGCAGTAATATTGTGCATTGTCACCTTTATAAAAGTTCCATTTTATCTGCCAACTAAGAGATTTGAAAAGAGGTAGGGGGCAAATACTGAAAGTGAGTCCAAAGAAGCAGAAGATGGTAAAATATTGTGATTAGTCATAGAATGCCAGTGGATGCAATTTTTTTCCCAAATAAATCACCATTTTTTGAAAACATTGTGGTCAACATGTTTTGACCCATATTTTCCAATGAAATTGTGATTAAAACACATTTAAATCTTACGAATCACATTTATTACAAATTTGACCAAttctccatgattttttttttactgtttCATGTTTTTTGGTGGGGTTTACGGGTTTTGAAATTCCTATATATTTGTCAAGATGCATTTTCgggtttgtttgttttgtgttttgaaAGTTTTTTACACATTAAGAAGCAGGTTAGGGCATACATTGGTGGCATCAAATTCTTGCTTCATATTCTTGCAACTACAGCTATTGCCGACACTTTTGCTATTAGACTGAAGTAAATAATGCAACGGTCCCATTTAGTTTTGGTTTTCTTTATCTCATATACTCCAACACAATTCAAATATAAGTATTCATCAAACAACCTACAGTAGTATTTAGTGAAGTCTAAATGGTTCCATGATTGCTCGTAATTGTCAATACATGATTTGAGTGTTCAACATGTTCACGAGAGTAGACTACCACAAAACTTTGAGTTACAACCCTTATAGTGTTGACCATTAAGCATACAATTATGGTTTCCATCAAGGAGTTATCGTGTGGTTACCTTTTTGTGGGAATAATTTAATGAGGatcattgattgattgataattaacatgagataaagaatatatatatgtatgtatgtatgtatatttcaTCGACAAGAATTTTGAATAGAAATAGTTCAGTTAATGTTGGTTGTTGTTCTTGGCCATCTCTATTTACTTAGAGACTGTAGTTTGTTATTGTCCTTTTAAGAACTATTATATTCAGTTATTACTAATTGTTCTTGACTCTCTATTTGCTTAGAGAAAGTAGTTTTTGTTTTTGTCCTAAAAACAGTTCCATTTCACTTATTACTAGCTATTCTTTGCCATCTATGTTTACTTAGAGACTATTGTTTGTTAATGTTCTATTAAGAACTGTTatattcaattattattccctttaACTATTATTTATTACCAGAGTTGCATGGGTACGGGGGTACTCGGAGATGCCGGAGGCTGGTACCGGTacggctattttttcaaaataggagacgggGGGTACTTTGAGacgccaattttttttaaatataatttaattatttatagaaaatctgaaaatataatgacaatgaactttcaaaacaagaattaACATTAACTTTGAAGTTTAAGTACACAAATGTGAAATgagtcaaatcaaaatgtcatacaaATGTCTGAAAATGGAGCTCACGTCGGCGGTTTTTGCTTCTGCCCGTGAGTCGCATCAAACTTTTTGACTTTTGCCTGTGTTTTTTAGGGTGGAGACAGGAGGGTTCGTTGACGTGGACTCTCCTATGTGCAGAGACGTCTCCCGACGGGTCTCTGGTGCGGGAGACGCGTACCAATCTCGGGTTCGCGTTCTAGGGGGTTGGGTTCGTGTACCCATGCAACAGTCACTAATTGGGAATTTTGCAAGATCTCACATATGATGGATCCAAAAATCAATGATGAATGTTGATTTATGTGATAAGTCTCCAACAAAATCCTTTAATATTTGATGCGCATAAAGTCCTTTGCTCAACAATATACAAATTTAAATTGAATGAATCTTAATGACCCGTGTTGGAACAAACACTCCTAGTTTAATTTGGTTAAGAGGGTTAGGATTTTTGTTGCCAAACCAATTCTTATTTAACTTGTAAATGAACaattgaattgaattttttttttttcaaatttggccATCATGCCTTTTAGAGTGATTTTGTGTGGGCACTTTGCACATTAGACTCAAGTACAACTAAGGTCAAATGCAAATTTTGTTTAAATGATGTCAATGGAGACACATATCGCTTCAAATGGCATTTGGCAAAAGAGGCCAAATAGGACACCATTGCTTGTAGAAAGTGCCTCACAAATGTCATATATTAGATAAAATAAGCTCTTTAGGCAATTTTTGAGCTATAAAGGCAAGAATTGAGATGGAAATGGCTTATAATTCTACAAATGATAGGGGCAATCCTTTAGATGAGGTAGTTGGTGCACAAGAGTCTTTGTAGGAGTCTCAATCAACACCTACTTTTACAAAAGGTAGCCCAAACATAAGTGGAGGAACATTAATTCCTTCTTTGCACCTTGTAGTATACCAAATTCAAAAATCACTTCAGAGAGTACAAGGTGGAGGAAGAACATCCATGAATAGGCAAAGAAGAAAATTGCAAATTTTTGGGTCTACTCTAAGTTGTCCTTCCATGTTGCTAGGTCTTCATACTAGCAAGGCATGGTGGATGCTATTGCAGCTATAGCTCCTAGGTTCAATCCATCATATGAGACATTCAAGGTTGGTATGCTTAATTACACGATATAAGATGTTAACAAACATTGATTAGAGCGGGCAAAGACTAAATGCACTATAATGTTAGATGGGTGGACAAATCAAAGGAACCAAACTCTCATCAACTTCCTTTTCTTTTGTGAAATTGATATAGTTTTTGAAATCTACAGCTGCATCAAATAGAATCAAAATTTGTGGATGCACTGTTTGAATTGTTTGATGAGACGGTCATGGATGTAGAGCTGCTAGATGTGGTTCAATTTATTATAGACAACGTTGTTGAAAAACTCTTGATGAATAAATATCTCTCCATAATTTTTAGTCCATGTGTGACACACTACCTTGATCTAGCCTTAGAGAACATTTCAAAACTTGAATGGGTGAAGAAGGTAATGCAAATGACTCACGCTATTACTAAGTTCATCTACAATCACATAAAAGTGTTGTGTATGATGTGCTCCTTCATAGAGGGCAAGAAGCTAGTTCAACCAAGGGTGACAAGATTTACTATGTACTTCCTTGGATTGCGGAATCTTTACCAACAGAAAATGAATTTGAATTGAATGTTCATTTGAAATAACTAGATGAGTTAATCTTCACAAATCAATTGGATGGCAAGATAGTGGCAAAGTACATTTTTCCTGTTAGTTTTTTAAATGAAATTGAGAAGGCTATCAGATTTTGAGAGCCATTAGTAAATATTTTTGAGATTAGTGGATGGGGAGAAATCCCCCATGGCTATTTGCATAAGGCCATGGACAAAGAAGGTGATGAAAGGTGGGATGGAAAATAACAAGGACAAGTACATGCCATTGCTGGACATAAGCAATAGGAGATGGGATTAACATATGCACTCACCTAGATATTGTATGAAGACAACATTGGTTTATAGTCCCTAATTcaatgatgatgacgatgaagTCACATAGGGCCTAATTAAGTGCATGAAGAAAATGTTCCTTACCCTTGTTGTGTTGGATGACTTATGGTAAAGCTACCAATATACAAGCAAGAATTTTGTTTTTCAAGTATGTTTGTGGAAGCTAGGAAGACTTCAAACCAGTTGGATTCCATAAAATTTTCATAATCTCTCGATATAGGAGATATTTGGTGGTGTTAATCGTTCTGTAGGTCTTACATGATATCATCTTGGAATTGGGAATTTTGTGGCCAAGATGCCAAAAATATTTAATGGATGGCAATGCACATTTTGTTGGGAATATGAATTCTCCTGACCATGTTCGGGTTGATCGGAGTAGCCTACTTTGATGGAGCAGTAGAGTGTTACCTTGTTACCTtcttggttgttgaacactttATGATCGATGTGACTTAGGCCGATGTTTTTCTTTCTATCGGGACAACTCTGGCCGATGAACTCGACTTCTCGGGTTTGGTATCGGCTATCGGGAGAAGTGGTTATTTGCTACACCGAAATCTCGATGGTTTGGCTGTCTTCCGGTTGGAACGCTTCGCATGTCGgcatagcaggtttgaagtcatcctgatgaccCGACGAAGTCGACTTCGGTCATCGGGATAACCTCGGCTTTTGGGAAGACTGCATCAGAGTTGTGCCGATGATCCGATGGACCTATCTTAGGCGCTTTGggttgtcatcggctatcggaGGTTCCGGTCTGGAGTTACGTCGATACTCGATGAAGTCGCCTTCGGCAATTGGGTTGATATCAGCAATCGGGTCGATGTGATGAAGGCTACGCTGAAGTCCCGATGAGTCTGCTCTATTTTGTCTCGGAGTGCTTTGCTTATTGGGATAGCAGTTTTGGGCGTGAGCCGATGACCCgatgagaccaccttaggttatcAGGATAACAATGCAGATCGGGGTAACATCGCAGTGTTGGTTCCAATGAGTTGATGAGGTCCACTCTTGGTTATCGGAGATCGCGGTAACATTTCATGTGTtttgccgatgacccgatggagtcgccttcgGCGATCGGGTATCATCGGGTGATCGGTTCTACCAGTTGAAAGCTATACCGATGGCCGATGGAGCGGAGACCGACTACGGATGTGAGATCGAACCGGgatccaaaaaggtgaacactcggacactaaggatgagactgtcggtgtatatgaatacgaaccaacCCGACTTCCGGATGAATGTGGGATATTTGGTTCACACGAGTTCATGAACCGACTGGCAGTCGCCCGACGGTTAGACTTCCTGGTGGTTGGAGCGACTAACTGTCAGAGTAGCCAGACGAAACCGAAACGCAGTTGGATGGATGGAAGACTGTTGGATTCCATAACAGTTATGCTTAACCGATACATTGTAATCTTGGCTGGTATATATGTTGCCAGAAATGTAACCGAGATGTGACAGAGGTTGAAGTGTGGTTGAGCATAACAGAGTGAGAGGCTCAGAGTTGCACAGAGTAGAAGGCATGGAATGTCATTAAAGAATGACAAGAATTCCGAGATGTTTTGTCTTGCTCGATGTGTGAGGAGTGTGAGAGGCTACTGTGTGATGTATGTCTGGAGTTCTGTAATCCTGAGTGTTCTGCATTGGTGATGACTGTAATCCAAACTGTACATTCTGAGAACAAATATCTTAGAAGAGAATCTGGAAACTTTATTATAATCATCTGTTTACTGTGAATAAAGTGAtttctctttggtggtgggttttttaacTGTaaaggttttcccacgtaaatctggtgtttaCTCTCTGTGTGTTTGGATATTAAAATCATCTGTTTGAGTCATCTTGATGTGTTGCAAAAGAATTTTAAAACACATACTTGCTTTACTCTCCTATTGAATTGACGTTAGGAGAGCGTTTTCCGCACGTTGCTTTCCTTACACATTTCCATCGGGCCATATAATTCTTCTACTTGTGAGCGTACTTGAAGTATTTTTTAACATATGCATTTGAAGAAACACAATTGTTTGATACAACAAATGAATGATTTGGTTTTTGTTTACCACAACATCCACAAAAGCTAAGGAAAGCTCAGTTAAGTGTTTTAAAATACTTGTAATTGTAATTATAAGTTGTAATTGTTGTTTTTGTTTCACTTTCAATTCCATATTTAATTTCTATATGGAAAAAATCAGGTAGCATCAAGAAAGACCAGCCAATAGACCTCAACAAGATCAGTCcaaattctaagtggattgcaaacAAAGATGCCCTTGACGATGGTGATAATTATGATCTCTTTAAAGAGTGCAACCAATATAGTGATGTGCTTGAACGTGACTCTAGAGAGGTTCTAATCCAAGAGCTTCATCATCGTGACCTAAAGCCCTCTAGTGTAGCTCTCTTCACAGCAGAAAGAGTCATTGTCTGTCTGAATTTTTGGAACTTTGTTCTTAGTTTGTAGGTTGATTTTATACAAAGTAGATTgtcattgaaaatttgaaaaatattaacaTCTAGTTTTCATTTATGCACCATGCAATATGCATTTTGCAATGCAATACAATTAGCAATATGAACATAAATGAGAAAAAATAATAAccacaattcatgggttaaactctcaTTTTTATTTACTCTCTGTATCTCTAGTCTATTAAAATGTCTTTAAATTTAAAAAACAGAAGGCATCTTCCCTCTCTTTTGTGTGTTTTTCCACATTCTTTTGAAAATCCAAACTTTTCCCAATCAattccattttaaaaaaaaaaattgaatcttcTGGTTTGCCAATTTTTTACCCAAAAGATTTTTGCTGCTATGGCTGAAATTTGGTGGACTGGTGGTGGGACAACAAGGGACAAGTTGTTTTTGATTAACGTAAacacttttgactggagctatgaattggaataagggattttgaaagggACCCACCCTTGTACAGAGCACAGAAGAGAGAAGGCAGAAAGCCAGAAGGTGGTCAGAGAGCAACCACAAGGTACAGTGTGTTAAATAGTGTTAGTGGCTTGAATCATATTTTGAGCATTAAGATGAAATTCAGGAAAACTTAATGAAAAGATATGGATGGTTCCTCAGAAGATTCAGTCTGTTGCCTTGTTTAGGCATTTTCCTCCTCTAATAAAGCTTTAGAGATGGATTCTGGTAAAGGTTGTGTGGACTTGAACATAATGAAATGAAGTAATGGTCATACTGCAATACAAAAGCTGGGTGCTGAGAAGAGGGATGCAGATTCCTGGAGAAAACATTACCTCTTGGTATTGAGGGTAAAAACCAGAGAGATAGTTAGCAGCCTGTGTGAGCGTTCATCAAAGGTGTCAGCATTCAAGTAAACTTGGCCTCAGTTAAGAATTAATAATGGAAGAGGCTTGAATAAAGTAGGGACTATGAAGATACCTAATTCACCTGAATGATGATACAGAAAGCTATCCAAGGCACATGCATGTTGGCTTTGGTTCTATCAAATTACCCATGTTAACCACTGTGTCAACCACTTACAGTCAGAGATTAATGGCATCAGGAAGGGGAACTGCAATGCCATTATGAGGAATGGCATCCCCCTCTTCGAATTTGCATTCATCAGATTTCACATTTCAGGATTGTATTACGCCAGTTTCATCATTGGCATTTCCCAGTTTCCAATTTCCAAATAAGCCTTAAAATATTCTATATGCTCCAGCTTTCAAGATTTTGTATTCATTGCATCCACATTTTCCCAATTTCCAATCTCCAAACTAGGATTTTTGTGAATTCCTCTTCCTCACCAGATTTCAGGTATAAGGATTTTTGCCTGAAAACCTGCATCTCTGTAGCTCATCCGCCCTACTTATGAACTCTAAGCCCTCATTTGGACTTAACTAGTTTCACTGCTTTGTTTAGGATTTGGATTTTCAAATTGACATCATACTATTCTCATTGACTACCATTTCCCACCATTCGTCACTCCAAATCTTAAATTTCAAACTGCTTATCCAGTGACTTGGCTGATTGTCCATCTTGAACAGGGTTTGATGTTTAGAAATTAGGACCAGCGCAATTTATGTatcttttttgttttatttttaaattcaaaatcccTAATTGGCATCTAGGATTTTGCACAAAAACCCAGTTCCCTGTTAGCAACCGGCACAAGCTGGTTTACATACTACCAACTAATTTGAGTGGTGAAAAGGGACATATATAAACAGTTGTGGTATCATTTTCCCACATACATGCATGTGCATTGTGGGATATATCCCACTGCATTTCAAAATGTAGAAACGTGCGCACACTATTTTTTTATCTCTAACCTAAAGACAATGAGTTGAAATTGAAATTTACCTTTCAAGTTTCCACAGATACTTTTGCTGAATATTTCCTAGACTTCCAGTAGCAGTTAGAATTTTAGTAAAGGGATCAGTCTGTATGGTACGTCTATAAAATTAGAGGGTTGAGAGAATGCACTTGGAGGAAAGAACTGGAGATTTATGGTACAAAAGCCTGTACAAAAGGATGATCCCACTTTCTATGGGCAATGAATAATGGAAAATCATAGATGGTAAGGATGCAAAGAGGGGCATCGAAGGAGCCATGCCCTTTGTTACATACATGCCCTTTGTTACATATCATGTCTTGGGGTTCAACTCTTATTAAGTCCTATAGATTGAGGTAGGTACTAGTTAGTATTAATTCAAAGCTCCTTTTATTTTAAGGGAACGCATAGATGTAGCCAATTCCATAATTAAAGCAGAATCAGCTTGTGCAGGGAAGGGTGACAGACAAGATCCCAGGTCTGCCTTATGATCAAGATATTTGTTGCAGGATGGTTCCGAGAAGCCATGGACTCTTGATGACCAATATTATCAAATAGAGAAGATAGCAAAGTACCCAAAGCAGCTAATAAGCATGTCATAAATAATAGATCAGAGCTATTTCCTCAAGGAAAAGGGGAGGAAGCCTTAATATGTTACCTTAACAAGAGCATGCCAATAATACCAATAATGAAAATACAACTATTTAAAATAAACTCACTTTCAGAAGACTTGATTCAACAGAGCCATGGTCAAAAGTGAAGATTAAAAAGCTGAGACAAGCATTAAGGAAAGTCTGGATGGCAAATGTGCTAATATCATAGGGCTGGATGGATAAAAACATCATGAAAATGGATTAATAGATACCTTTAAAGTGGGTATCACTATAAATTTTAATTCTGaagattaaaattattttattttaattttaaatatatttctataatatagaattttattaattttattattgtaAGTCTAAAAATTAATCCCGTTACTCCCCTCTGCTGCTACAGTTTTGTTTCTCGTTTCTGGTAATATGGAATGACAGGAAGCAGATCATCCACAGGAACTAGTACCATAAACAAAAGACACTTGCAAAAACTCTTGGAAAACTTttgtgcaacattcaaaaactCATAGAAATGATGATGGATTTATTTAAAACGATGAGTTCTAGCATAGAAAGCTTCCAAAAGCTCCTAGAAAATGAATGAAAACTGGGGGAGATGATTTTGCAAAGTTTCCAGCCCCTCACCAGGAGTTTCTGACATGGAAAATGGTTTTGGAGACACAGCTAGGAATACAAACTACTGGAAACGTTTAAAGGGAACAAGTTTCGTGTTGGGCACTATTACGAATGCTTGAATCTTCAATTACAGAACAACAACTTCAGTTCCTTAAAATGTTAACATTCTTATCCCATAAACACTATTTAAAAATGGGTTGTATTTGCATGAAGAAGTGATCGAGAAAGCTTACTAGTTACAGAATAATTGTACTCTGGAGATGCAAAGAGTATGCAGTCAGCCTGCAGAACCTTGGCCCTGAGCTCCTCCACTGATGGAGGAAATCTGTTGTTTACTTCCAGATCGGTATTTACAAATGGAAGATGTGCAATTTCCAAGATGTCAATCTCCATATGTGGTATGCTTTCCTTCGCAATCTCAACAGCTTTACGCATGAAAACAACATTCAGTCAATACATAACAATGGCACCCAGGATTTTGTAATTTAAGCTTTTGTAGACTTACCAGAACGGAGTAAACCCCGATTAAAGGAGGATTTTCTGAGAGATCCAGAAATGGCTGCCACCTTCATGACGTGCTCTGGCAAGCTATCTGCACTTGCCATTGTTGACATCGACTTGGAGCGCCTGTAATTGAATTTTGTTATATGTCGTTTATGTGGGTTGGGGCATTTTTGGAGGAGACCAGCAGGCACGGTAATAGCGCGCAGCATATTCATTGTGGGAAGTGCTACCATCTTCTTTCCATTTCAGTTGACTTATATATACAATTAAATCAAAATCCAGTACTCGTTTCAGGCAAGCTATAAATTTGACAGCTGACTCTACTTGTTATTCATTCAAAGTTGTTTTCGTTGACATAAATTATCCGTAGTCAATATTTGTATTTACAAAATTTGTTttaagaaattgttgaatgaaaaaaTACATATTATGAACaagatttgtttttgaaaaaaactGTGTATGCTTTTGAATTGATGTTTTCGATTGCTTTCAgcaatccatcatcaggatgatggATGAAGAACAATGAAGAAATGGATTGCAGACAAAGACTAAAAAAGGAGTTTAATAGGACACCTAACACGAGGAATAAGAGTGAGGTGGGgaagagaaaatgaaagaaaatgtcAGATAATAAATAAAATAGATCATTTCTTCATTGTTCTTCATTCTGATGATTGATTGCTGAGTGCAATCCAAAACGTT encodes:
- the LOC131073506 gene encoding NADPH:quinone oxidoreductase: MVALPTMNMLRAITVPAGLLQKCPNPHKRHITKFNYRRSKSMSTMASADSLPEHVMKVAAISGSLRKSSFNRGLLRSAVEIAKESIPHMEIDILEIAHLPFVNTDLEVNNRFPPSVEELRAKVLQADCILFASPEYNYSVTSPLKNTLDWASRHPNAWSDKPAAIMSAGGGYGGGLSQYHLRQIGVYLNLHFINKPELRIRAFEPPAKFDGDGNLIDDKIRELMKELLLSLSAYTRRLQNK